GCACTCCGGAGGGGACCATGCCAATCCGCGACTCGTTGTCCTTGACTTCCTTCGGCACACCGATCTTCATTTCAATCTCTCCTGAACGGATGACTAACGATCCGAACCGAGATTGTATGCCTCAGCGGCGAAGGTTTTGCGAATCAGCCTCGATGGGAGGTCGAGCGGCGACGCGATGGTGGCGCGGCCCCGTCCGGTTCTCCGGTACCTTCGAAGAGCTCGGGGGCGAGCTCCTGCAGCGATCGGAAGCCATCGACCGCTCCGGCTCCGAACACCGCGTCGGGTCCCGGATCGCCCAGATCATCGGCGGCCGCGCGAACGATCCCGACCAGAGTTTCGGCGTCGACCCACGGCTTGATCCCCTTCATGAGAGCAAAGACTCCGGCTACGTGGGGCGTCGCCATCGACGTCCCCTGCAGCGCGGCGTATCCGACGACGTTGGTTTCCTTCATCGTCACCGGGCCCAGACCGTGCCGCAGCATGCTCTCACCAGACTCGCGGGAGATCCCGATCGTCGGAATCCAGTTCCCCGGCTGTCCCAGGGTTCCGATGATCACTCCTCCATTTTCCTGCCCGGCCACCGTGTGATTGAAGATCAGCGCCCCGATCGCGCCGGCAGCCTGCGCATTCGCGGACTTCTCCGCAAATGTGCTTCCTCCACGCCGGATCAGCGCGATGTTCCCTTTCACCGTTGCGGGAAACTCTCCCCTGTTCCCCAGCCCGCAATCGACGAGAGAGCCCACAACGGGAGTTCTGGGAGAGAACGCCATCCAGTGGCCGAAGTGGCCCGCTCCGGAAGCTTCGGTGATCAGAAGGCGAGTTTCCGAGTACGACGAATCGACGCCCACACCCGGGGCGGAAAGATCGAGATCCGCCGCACGCTGCGAGAATCCGGCGAGCGAGTCCTCTCGAGTCAGCGCCGCAACGCTCACGACCGACCGGTACGCCGCCGGATAGTCCAGCGTCGTATGAAGCGGCCAGGCATTCCCCGCCGCAGCGACAGCCACGACTCCCGACCGTCGGGCTTTCTCGAAGACCTCGTTCTCGAATTTAGAATGTTCTCCGCCTCCGAGTGAGAGGTTGATCACATCCAGATCGTTATCGACCGCCCACTCGACCGCGCGGATGATGTTGAGCGAGCTTCCCGAGCCGGACGAATCGAGAACCTTCAGCCCATAGAGCTCGGCTTCGGGCGCGACGCCGACTACACCGGCGAGGTCGTCCGCCGCTCCGATCGTCCCCGCCACATGAGTACCGTGGCCCCGGTCATCCATCGGGTCGTCGTCCCCGTTCACGAAATCCTTGCCACCGCGATATGCGTGAGCCAGATCCGGGTGCGTGTAGTCGATCCCCGTATCGATGACTCCGACCCGTACCCGTTTCCCCCGGCCGTAGTGCCAGACCTCGGGGGCGCGAACGCGGAGAATTCCCCATGGCGTCTCCTGCGATCCGGCGAGAGTCGAGGGGGGCGCGCTGTCGAGCTCGAGAGCTCGGCGCTCGTAGACCGGCTCGACGTAGCGGACCAGCGAGCTCTTCCGGAGCTCGCTCGCCTCGCTCTCGGTCAGCTCTGCAGCGAATCCATCGACGACCTCGATGCGGGCGATGACGCGATCTCTGATTCCCTCGAGCTCGGGAGCTCTGCGATCCGGATCGATCAGCGTGATCGCCGGAGGAGCGAACAGCTCCGCCGCCGGAACCGTCGTTGCGACCAGCCACTGCCTGCGCTGCGGTTCATCGGCGAACAGCGTGACGCCGGTACCGAGCACCAGCGCGAGGGCGAGCATACGCTTCATGAATGGCCTCCCGATTTCAACTTGGGTGATCTTCGACTCTGGACATTCCGAAAAAGGATGGTCAGGCCGCTCGAAATTCCAATCCGGACATCCCCGCGATTTCCGGGTCATCCGCCGATCCGGGACATTTCGATCCGATCGGCGCCCCCCGTAGCCTCGCCGCGGAGCTCCGAGTAGCGGTCGCTCCTCACGGTCCAGATCGCGCCGATCCGCTCCGAGATCCCGGCGTCATCGAGCCCGCTTCTCACGAGCGTGCGAAGGTCGTGACCTTCCGAGGCGAAGAGGCAGGTGTAGAGCCTGCCATCCGCCGAGATCCTCGCTCGAACACAGTCGCTGCAGAACGGTTTCGAGACGGAAGAGACGAAGCCGATCGTTCCTCCGCCATCACGAAATTTCCAGCTCCTCGCCACTCCATCCGAGTCGGCGACCGGCTCGATCGGAAACGCTGCATTGATCATCCGGACGAGCTCCGCGGTCGGGACGACCTCCTCGAGACGCCACCGGTTGGTGGTCCCGACGTCCATGTACTCGATGAAGCGGAGAACGACGCCATTCTCCCTGGCGAACCGGACGAGGTCCATGATCTCGCCGTCGTTGATCCCACGCCGGATGACCGAGTTGATCTTGATCGGTCCCAGTCCGGCATTCCGCGCCGCACCGATCCCTTCGAGAACGCGTTCAATCGACGTCGACGAATCGGTGAGTTTACGGAAGGTGTGCGGGTCGAGCGAGTCGAGGCTCACCGTGACCCTCTTCAATCCGGCGCGGGCGAGCGGCGGAGCGAGCTCGGCGAGCCGTGTCCCATTCGTGGTGAGGCTCAGGTCTTCGACTCCACGAATCGCCGCGAGCATCTCCACGAGCACCGGAAGGTCCTTCCGGAGGAGCGGCTCGCCGCCGGTCAACCGAAGCTTCCGGACGCCGAGGCGGACGAAGATGCGAGCGAGTCGCGCGATCTCTTCGAAATCGAGGATCTCGGAACGTTTCAGGTACTCGAAATTCTCGAAGGCCTCCCTCGGCATGCAGTAGCTGCATCGAAAATTGCAACGGTCCGTGACCGAGATCCTGAGATCACGGACTGGACGACCCAGGCGGTCCTCGGTTCGCATCAAGGTTCTGAACGAGCGGGGTGGACCCAAAGTTCCCCGAGCGTGAGGACTCACCGCGAGCATGATGGAATCGCCATTCCGTGAGGAGCGCAAATACGGAGGAACCCCATGACTCGAACCATCAAACCTTCCATTCTCATCCTGGCGATCACGATGCTGGCGGGATGCGGCTCACTCATTCGCTCGGACGACGCCACGCTCTACGAGGCCACTCGCTCCGAGGCGACTCGCGACTGGAGAGTCGTGAATCTCGTGAGTCCGGGCGCCGATCCTCATTCCTTCTCGCGACCCGATCAGGTCTCCGTGGATCATCTGACGCTCGAACTCGACGTCGACTTTGCGCGGGAGGTCCTCAGCGGCACGGCTACGCTGTCGATTGCGAACCACACCGGAGCAGATCGTCTCATTCTCGACACCCGCGATCTGACGATCCGTGACGTCACCTGGGGCGATGGCCGCGACGCTCGCTGGTTCCTCACCCAGCCGACCGAATTGCTCGGGCGAGCGCTCGTGATCGAGCTGGTCCCCGGCGTCGAGAAAGTCGTGATCGATTACGAGACGTCCCCCAAGGCCGCTGCGGTGCAGTGGCTCGGCCCCGAACAGACCGCGAGCGGCAAGCCGTTTCTCTTCACACAGAGCCAGGCGATTCTCGCCAGGACCTGGGTCCCCATTCAGGACACTCCGGGTGTGCGGTTCACCTACGATGCGACTGTCCGCGTCCCGCAGGGGATGCTGGCGCTGATGAGCGCGGAGAATCCGACCTCGATCAACGGCACGGGGGTGTACAGCTTCCGGATGCCGCAGCCGATCCCGTCCTATCTTCTGGCTCTGGCAGCCGGTGATCTCCGGTTCCGTTCGCTCGGCCCGCGCTCGGGCGTATATGCGGAGCCGAGCGTGGTCGAAGCAGCAGCCTCCGAGTTTTCCGACACCCCGAAGATGATCACGGCCGCCGAGGAGATGTACGGACCGTACCGGTGGGGTCGGTACGACATTCTCGTCCTCCCCGCCAGCTTCCCCTTCGGAGGGATGGAGAATCCGCGCCTGACGTTCGCGACGCCCACGATCATCGCGGGAGACCGCTCGCTGGTATCGCTGGTCGCTCACGAGCTCGCCCATTCCTGGTCCGGCAATCTCGTCACCAACGCGACATGGAACGACTTCTGGCTCAACGAAGGCTTCACCAACTATTTCACCGAACGGATCATGGAGGAGCTTTACGGACGCGACTATTCGGAGATGCTCGCCGTCCTCGATCTTCAGGATCTCCGCGAGGAGATCGACGATCTCGGGCCGACCTCCGCCGACACACACCTCTATCTCGATCTGGCAGGCCGCGATCCGGACGAAGGAATGACGAACGTTGCATACGTCAAGGGACATTTCTTCCTTCGGTGGCTCGAGCAGCAGTTCGGCAGGGAGAGGTTCGACCGCTTCCTCCGCGAGTGGTTCGACGAGAACGCGTTCGAGTCGAGAACGACCGCCGAGTTCGTCGAGTTTCTCGACGATCGACTTCTGTCTGGTTCGGAGATCGATGTGACGGACGTCCAGCGATGGATCTACAGTCCTGCTCTGCCGTCGTCGCTCCGCGAGCCGCAATCCGACCGTTTCTCGGAAGTCGAAAGGGAGATCGATCGGTTCATGACCGGCACGCCGGCAACGCAGCTCGAAGTCGATGGCTGGTCGACACATGAATGGCTGCATTTCATCCGAAATCTCCCGACGCTCGATGAATCGCAGATGGCGCGGCTCGACGCGGCCTTCAATCTCTCGGAGACCGGGAACAGCGAGATCAAGTTCGCCTGGCTGACCGCGGCAATCCGGGCGGATTACGACCCGGCCTACCCGGTCCTCGAACAATTCCTCACCGAGATGGGACGGCGCAAGTTCGTCCTTCCTCTGTTCGAGGATCTCGCAAAAACCGAGAAGGGGATGATCATCGCCCGGAGGATCTACTCGAAGACCCGCCCGATGTACCACACGATCACCCGCGATTCCGTCGACGAGGCGCTGGGCTGGAACGAGTGGAGAGAAGAGTGAAGAGTGAAAAGTGAAGAGTGAAGAGTGAAGAGTGAAAGGAGAGACGCCGCGAAGGTAACCTCTCCTATCTCACCCTAGAGTCACAAGCCTGCCCCAGATCCTTCGCCCGCGCTGCGCCAGGCTCAGAATGACGAATGTTGCGTTTGCGCGAAGCGACGATCATGGACGAATGTTTGCTCTCGCGAACCCCCGGTTCGTTATCCTGAGCCGCCGAAGGACGGCGTGAATCCGCATTGAGAGGTCAGGACAAGTGATCACGCGCCCGCCTCTCCTTTCACTCTTCACTCTTCACTCTTCACTCTTCACTCTTCACTCTTCACTCTTCACTCTTCACTCTTCACTCTTCTTCTTGAGGTTACCCTTCGCGCCGCCTCTTCTTTCACTCTTCACTCTTCACTCTTCACTCTTCTTCTTGAGGTTACCCTTCGCGCCGCCTCTTCTTTCACTCTTCACTCTTCACTCTTCACTCTTCTTCTGTATCCCCGGACACATGGTACGGGCACCCAGCGTACAATCCCCGCATGGGTAGCGACATCGCGGTGGTGCTCGGAGGAGGCGGCGCGCGTGCGGCCTATCAGGTCGGCGTCCTGCGTGCGATCGCGCGAGAGCGTCCGGAGTTCCGCTTTCCGATCATCACGGGCGTCTCGGCGGGCGGCATCAACGCCGCGTTTCTCGGGGCCGTCGGCGCCGATTGCTCTCTTCACCCCGTCGATCAGCTCACCGAGCTCTGGATGACGCTCCGGATGAAGGACGTCTTCGAGACGGACTCGCTCACCGCGAGTCGAATCGCGATGAGCTGGCTCAAGCGTCTCGCTTCGGGTGGCCGGGGGGCGCGAAACGCGAGCCCCGCCCTTCTCGACACGAGCCCGCTCCGGGAGTTTCTCGGGAAGGCGTTCAATGCCCGGGCGGACGGGTCCATTCCAGGCGTGGAGGAAAATATCCAGCATGGCGCGCTCGACGCGCTCGCGCTCACGACGCTCAACTACACGACTGGGCAGACGATCACCTGGGTGCAGGGGCGCGAGATCGAGACGTGGGAGCGCCCGAACCGTCGCAGCATCCAGACTCCGATCACCATCGAGCACGTCATGGCTTCAGCCGCCCTCCCGATACTCTTTCCTGCTGTGCAGATCGGCGCCTCCTGGTACGGTGACGGCGGCGTCCGTCTCTCGGCGCCGCTCTCGCCGGCCCTCCATCTCGGCGCACGCCGCATGCTCGTGATCTCGACCCGTTACAATCGCAGCTTCGAGGAAGCGGATATCGCCGAAACTCCCGGGTATCCCCCGCCGGCCCAGATTCTCGGCCAGCTCGTGAAGGCGATCTTTCTCGACGTCATCGATCAGGACGTCCTTCGCGTCGAATTGATCAATTCTCTTCTCGAGAACCTCGAGCCGGATGCGCGCCTCGGTCTTTCTCCGATTCGACTTGTCGTCGTCCGCCCCTCCGAGGATCTCGGTGTCCTCGCGGCTGGCTACGAAAAAACCCTCCCTCCCGCTTTCCGCTACATGACACGGGGCCTCGGTTCACGCGAAACGAGGAGCGCCGATTTCCTCAGCATGCTGATGTTCGAGCCGGAGTTCATGATGAAGCTCATCGATCTCGGCGAGAACGATGCGGACGCTCAGATGGAGGAGATCCTCGGCGTTCTGGATGAAGAGCGACCGGCGGAACAATCGCGAATGACGGGTGGTTGACCCGATTCGGTGCTGGGGAGTCGCCAAGTGGTAAGGCAGCGGCCTTTGGAGCCGCCATTCGTAGGTTCGAATCCTACCTCCCCAGCCAGTTGCCTCCTCTGAAGCAGTCTCCACGTTTGCCACCCGGACACGGACTCCCGCCAAGTCCGAACGTCATCCAGACTCTTAGCTCATCCCGCCGGCCGATTCGCCTCCCTGCGTAGAGACTCCATGCTACGCTCTTCTCGATGCGAGGCGTGTCCAAACGAGCACCCGGCGAGAACGCCCTCCGCGACGCGGCAATCATGCAGCGTACGATGAACCGCCTGCGTGGCGAAGCTCTCGTCCCGCGTGGCGTCTATCGCTTCGCTACCCACGAGGAGGCAGACGAGTGGATGATGAGGATGATGGCCGCTACTCAACAATCACGGCGAACGAAGTGAGCCCTCCTTCCCTCGCCCTTCGCCCCTCACTCCGAGTAGCGTGTCCGAAACTCCTCGGAGGCGAGCATCGTGCGGAGGATCACTTCCCGGCTGGCCCCCGCTCTGAGCCTTTCCTCGTAGAGCTGAAGCCCCGGCGGATCCGGCTCGCGAAGAAGAAGGACGCGATAGAGCGTCTCCACGAGCTCCCGATCGCTCTGTTCCTCGAGCCCCTCGAGCCGCGCGATCGCGAGATCCTCGATCGTCCTCTCGTCTGCGATGACCTCCTCCGCAATTGCCGGCGGGTAGCCCATCCTGGCGAGCAGCCCTTCGAGCGCAGCGACGTCCCACTCGAAGACCTCCATCACGGCTCCCGCCCCGAGGCGGTGCCAACGGAAAAATCGCTGCCGCAGTCGAGATCTTTCCCCCTTCCCGTCGACGATCTCCACGATGAGGTCGGTATTCAACCGGATGCCCTTCGGACGGTCCTCGAACAGGGCGACGAAGCGGGGCTTCTCGAACCCGTAATCCGGATGTGCGACGGCGACCATCGGATCCGGCTCGAGTCTGGCGGGAAGACGAACCGCTTCGTTCTGGAAGAGAAGATCGACCGAGGAAATCCCGCGCGGCGAGAGA
This window of the Acidobacteriota bacterium genome carries:
- a CDS encoding S8 family serine peptidase — protein: MKRMLALALVLGTGVTLFADEPQRRQWLVATTVPAAELFAPPAITLIDPDRRAPELEGIRDRVIARIEVVDGFAAELTESEASELRKSSLVRYVEPVYERRALELDSAPPSTLAGSQETPWGILRVRAPEVWHYGRGKRVRVGVIDTGIDYTHPDLAHAYRGGKDFVNGDDDPMDDRGHGTHVAGTIGAADDLAGVVGVAPEAELYGLKVLDSSGSGSSLNIIRAVEWAVDNDLDVINLSLGGGEHSKFENEVFEKARRSGVVAVAAAGNAWPLHTTLDYPAAYRSVVSVAALTREDSLAGFSQRAADLDLSAPGVGVDSSYSETRLLITEASGAGHFGHWMAFSPRTPVVGSLVDCGLGNRGEFPATVKGNIALIRRGGSTFAEKSANAQAAGAIGALIFNHTVAGQENGGVIIGTLGQPGNWIPTIGISRESGESMLRHGLGPVTMKETNVVGYAALQGTSMATPHVAGVFALMKGIKPWVDAETLVGIVRAAADDLGDPGPDAVFGAGAVDGFRSLQELAPELFEGTGEPDGAAPPSRRRSTSHRG
- the moaA gene encoding GTP 3',8-cyclase MoaA, with protein sequence MRTEDRLGRPVRDLRISVTDRCNFRCSYCMPREAFENFEYLKRSEILDFEEIARLARIFVRLGVRKLRLTGGEPLLRKDLPVLVEMLAAIRGVEDLSLTTNGTRLAELAPPLARAGLKRVTVSLDSLDPHTFRKLTDSSTSIERVLEGIGAARNAGLGPIKINSVIRRGINDGEIMDLVRFARENGVVLRFIEYMDVGTTNRWRLEEVVPTAELVRMINAAFPIEPVADSDGVARSWKFRDGGGTIGFVSSVSKPFCSDCVRARISADGRLYTCLFASEGHDLRTLVRSGLDDAGISERIGAIWTVRSDRYSELRGEATGGADRIEMSRIGG
- a CDS encoding M1 family metallopeptidase → MLAGCGSLIRSDDATLYEATRSEATRDWRVVNLVSPGADPHSFSRPDQVSVDHLTLELDVDFAREVLSGTATLSIANHTGADRLILDTRDLTIRDVTWGDGRDARWFLTQPTELLGRALVIELVPGVEKVVIDYETSPKAAAVQWLGPEQTASGKPFLFTQSQAILARTWVPIQDTPGVRFTYDATVRVPQGMLALMSAENPTSINGTGVYSFRMPQPIPSYLLALAAGDLRFRSLGPRSGVYAEPSVVEAAASEFSDTPKMITAAEEMYGPYRWGRYDILVLPASFPFGGMENPRLTFATPTIIAGDRSLVSLVAHELAHSWSGNLVTNATWNDFWLNEGFTNYFTERIMEELYGRDYSEMLAVLDLQDLREEIDDLGPTSADTHLYLDLAGRDPDEGMTNVAYVKGHFFLRWLEQQFGRERFDRFLREWFDENAFESRTTAEFVEFLDDRLLSGSEIDVTDVQRWIYSPALPSSLREPQSDRFSEVEREIDRFMTGTPATQLEVDGWSTHEWLHFIRNLPTLDESQMARLDAAFNLSETGNSEIKFAWLTAAIRADYDPAYPVLEQFLTEMGRRKFVLPLFEDLAKTEKGMIIARRIYSKTRPMYHTITRDSVDEALGWNEWREE
- a CDS encoding patatin-like phospholipase family protein, with the translated sequence MGSDIAVVLGGGGARAAYQVGVLRAIARERPEFRFPIITGVSAGGINAAFLGAVGADCSLHPVDQLTELWMTLRMKDVFETDSLTASRIAMSWLKRLASGGRGARNASPALLDTSPLREFLGKAFNARADGSIPGVEENIQHGALDALALTTLNYTTGQTITWVQGREIETWERPNRRSIQTPITIEHVMASAALPILFPAVQIGASWYGDGGVRLSAPLSPALHLGARRMLVISTRYNRSFEEADIAETPGYPPPAQILGQLVKAIFLDVIDQDVLRVELINSLLENLEPDARLGLSPIRLVVVRPSEDLGVLAAGYEKTLPPAFRYMTRGLGSRETRSADFLSMLMFEPEFMMKLIDLGENDADAQMEEILGVLDEERPAEQSRMTGG